A window of Ictidomys tridecemlineatus isolate mIctTri1 chromosome 1, mIctTri1.hap1, whole genome shotgun sequence contains these coding sequences:
- the Sqstm1 gene encoding sequestosome-1 isoform X1, translating into MASLTVKAYLLGKEEAAREIRRFSFCFSPEPEAEAEAAAGPGPCERLLSRVAALFPALRPGGFQAHYRDEDGDLVAFSSDEELTMAMSYVKEDIFRIYIKEKKECRRDHRAPCAQEAPRSMVHPNVICDGCNGPVVGTRYKCSVCPDYDLCGVCEGKGMHREHSKLVFPSPFGHHSEGFSHSRWLRKLKHGHFGWPGWEMGPPGNWSPRPPRAGDTRPHPTAESASGPSEDPSVNFLKNVGESVAAALSPLGIEVDIDVEHGGKRSRLTPVSPESSSMEDKCSSQPSSCSSEPNKPDGNGEGMAQSLAEQMKKIALESMGQPEEQMESDNCSGGDEDWTHLSSKEVDPSTGELQSLQMPESEGPSSLDPSQEGPTGLKEAALYPHLPPEADPRLIESLSQMLSMGFSDEGGWLTRLLQTKNYDIGAALDTIQYSKHPPPL; encoded by the exons ATGGCGTCGCTCACCGTGAAGGCCTACCTTTTGGGCAAGGAGGAAGCAGCGCGTGAGATCCGCCGCTTCAGCTTCTGTTTCAGCCCTGAGCCTGAGGCTGAAGCCGAGGCCGCTGCCGGCCCAGGGCCCTGCGAGCGGCTACTGAGCCGGGTCGCCGCCCTGTTCCCCGCGCTGCGTCCAGGTGGCTTCCAGGCGCACTACCGCG atgaggatggagacttggttgccTTTTCCAGTGATGAGGAGCTGACAATGGCCATGTCCTACGTGAAGGAAGACATCTTCCGCATCTACATTAAAG aGAAGAAGGAGTGCCGGCGAGACCACCGTGCCCCATGTGCTCAGGAGGCACCCCGCAGCATGGTGCACCCCAATGTGATCTGTGATGGTTGTAATGGGCCTGTCGTGGGAACTCGCTATAAGTGCAGTGTGTGCCCAGACTATGACCTATGTGGTGTCTGTGAGGGGAAGGGCATGCACAGGGAGCATAGCAAACTTGTGTTCCCCAGCCCCTTTGGGCACCATTCTGAG GGCTTCTCTCATAGCCGCTGGCTCCGGAAGTTGAAACATGGGCATTTCGGGTGGCCAGGCTGGGAGATGGGTCCACCAGGAAACTGGAGCCCACGTCCTCCTCGAGCGGGAGATACCCGCCCCCACCCCACGGCAGAATCAG CTTCTGGTCCATCGGAGGATCCCAGTGTGAATTTCCTCAAGAATGTAGGGGAGAGCGTGGCAGCTGCCCTCAGCCCTCTGG GTATTGAAGTTGATATTGATGTGGAGCATGGAGGGAAAAGAAGCCGCCTGACACCTGTCTCCCCAGAAAGTTCCAGCATGGAAGACAAGTGTAGTTCTCAGCCAAGCAGCTGCTCTTCTGAACCCAACAAACCAGATGGGAATGGCGAGGGTATGGCACAATCGCTGGCAGAGCAAATGAAAAAGATAGCCCTGGAGTCGATGGGGCAGCCTGAG GAACAGATGGAGTCTGATAACTGTTCGGGAGGAGATGAGGACTGGACTCATTTGTCTTCAAAAGAAGTGGACCCATCTACAGGTGAACTGCAGTCTCTACAGATGCCAGAATCAGAAGGGCCAAGCTCTCTGGATCCTTCCCAGGAAGGACCCACAGGGCTGAAGGAAGCTGCTTTGTACCCACATCTTCCACCAG AGGCTGACCCCCGGCTGATTGAGTCGCTTTCTCAGATGCTGTCCATGGGGTTCTCGGATGAAGGCGGCTGGCTCACCAGGCTTCTACAGACCAAAAATTACGACATTGGGGCTGCTCTGGATACTATCCAGTATTCGAAACACCCACCGCCATTGTGA
- the Sqstm1 gene encoding sequestosome-1 isoform X2, which translates to MASLTVKAYLLGKEEAAREIRRFSFCFSPEPEAEAEAAAGPGPCERLLSRVAALFPALRPGGFQAHYRDEDGDLVAFSSDEELTMAMSYVKEDIFRIYIKEKKECRRDHRAPCAQEAPRSMVHPNVICDGCNGPVVGTRYKCSVCPDYDLCGVCEGKGMHREHSKLVFPSPFGHHSEGFSHSRWLRKLKHGHFGWPGWEMGPPGNWSPRPPRAGDTRPHPTAESASGPSEDPSVNFLKNVGESVAAALSPLGIEVDIDVEHGGKRSRLTPVSPESSSMEDKCSSQPSSCSSEPNKPDGNGEGMAQSLAEQMKKIALESMGQPEEQMESDNCSGGDEDWTHLSSKEVDPSTGELQSLQMPESEGPSSLDPSQEGPTGLKEAALYPHLPPGKAC; encoded by the exons ATGGCGTCGCTCACCGTGAAGGCCTACCTTTTGGGCAAGGAGGAAGCAGCGCGTGAGATCCGCCGCTTCAGCTTCTGTTTCAGCCCTGAGCCTGAGGCTGAAGCCGAGGCCGCTGCCGGCCCAGGGCCCTGCGAGCGGCTACTGAGCCGGGTCGCCGCCCTGTTCCCCGCGCTGCGTCCAGGTGGCTTCCAGGCGCACTACCGCG atgaggatggagacttggttgccTTTTCCAGTGATGAGGAGCTGACAATGGCCATGTCCTACGTGAAGGAAGACATCTTCCGCATCTACATTAAAG aGAAGAAGGAGTGCCGGCGAGACCACCGTGCCCCATGTGCTCAGGAGGCACCCCGCAGCATGGTGCACCCCAATGTGATCTGTGATGGTTGTAATGGGCCTGTCGTGGGAACTCGCTATAAGTGCAGTGTGTGCCCAGACTATGACCTATGTGGTGTCTGTGAGGGGAAGGGCATGCACAGGGAGCATAGCAAACTTGTGTTCCCCAGCCCCTTTGGGCACCATTCTGAG GGCTTCTCTCATAGCCGCTGGCTCCGGAAGTTGAAACATGGGCATTTCGGGTGGCCAGGCTGGGAGATGGGTCCACCAGGAAACTGGAGCCCACGTCCTCCTCGAGCGGGAGATACCCGCCCCCACCCCACGGCAGAATCAG CTTCTGGTCCATCGGAGGATCCCAGTGTGAATTTCCTCAAGAATGTAGGGGAGAGCGTGGCAGCTGCCCTCAGCCCTCTGG GTATTGAAGTTGATATTGATGTGGAGCATGGAGGGAAAAGAAGCCGCCTGACACCTGTCTCCCCAGAAAGTTCCAGCATGGAAGACAAGTGTAGTTCTCAGCCAAGCAGCTGCTCTTCTGAACCCAACAAACCAGATGGGAATGGCGAGGGTATGGCACAATCGCTGGCAGAGCAAATGAAAAAGATAGCCCTGGAGTCGATGGGGCAGCCTGAG GAACAGATGGAGTCTGATAACTGTTCGGGAGGAGATGAGGACTGGACTCATTTGTCTTCAAAAGAAGTGGACCCATCTACAGGTGAACTGCAGTCTCTACAGATGCCAGAATCAGAAGGGCCAAGCTCTCTGGATCCTTCCCAGGAAGGACCCACAGGGCTGAAGGAAGCTGCTTTGTACCCACATCTTCCACCAG GAAAAGCTTGCTGA
- the Mrnip gene encoding MRN complex-interacting protein isoform X4: MAPSQQSRVLRCCSCRLFQAHQVKKSLKWTCKACGEKQSLLKVYGEGSGADCRRHVQKLNLLQGQVSELSLRSVEAAVIAGKEENAGGQQAEDGTPQVGLQEKSQPLENCWLKYLDKGSPEQEPEGVCFHIQPSSNPEHLGPPFNQALPRKRKWSQSTDHPPQDLVVQDSDDAEVTLESQEY, translated from the exons ATGGCGCCGTCGCAGCAGTCTCGGGTCCTGCGATGCTGCAGCTGCCGCCTCTTCCAGGCGCACCAG GTGAAAAAAAGTCTCAAATGGACATGCAAGGCTTGTGGAGAGAAGCAGTCCCTTTTGAAG gtaTATGGTGAGGGTTCTGGTGCTGACTGTAGACGCCATGTCCAAAAATTAAATCTGCTACAGGGACAGGTTTCAGAGCTGTCACTCAG GTCTGTGGAAGCAGCTGTAATTGCtggcaaagaagaaaatgcaggtgGGCAGCAGGCTGAGGATGGGACCCCACAGGTAGGCTTGCAG GAAAAATCCCAGCCCTTGGAGAACTGCTGGCTGAAATATCTAGACAAGGGCAGCCCAGAGCAGGAGCCAGAAGGAGTATGTTTCCACATACAGCCCTCATCCAACCCAGAGCATCTAGGCCCTCCCTTCAATCAAGCCCTGCCCAGAAAAAG GAAATGGAGCCAGAGCACAGACCACCCTCCTCAGGACCTTGTTGTCCAGGATTCAGATGATGCTGAAGTCACCTTGGAATCCCAGGAG tactga
- the Mrnip gene encoding MRN complex-interacting protein isoform X2 — protein sequence MAPSQQSRVLRCCSCRLFQAHQVKKSLKWTCKACGEKQSLLKVYGEGSGADCRRHVQKLNLLQGQVSELSLRSVEAAVIAGKEENAGGQQAEDGTPQEKSQPLENCWLKYLDKGSPEQEPEGVCFHIQPSSNPEHLGPPFNQALPRKRKWSQSTDHPPQDLVVQDSDDAEVTLESQEGYTGLTRTGERGSNHSLQNSEHCNTRELSFPRWKLPSPAPQVQAPSSKWARFLLSPGNSSLVDTEVPRPLHSGSGSANPTQAEPGTPRTETPREGNPSRPTTTIQFPQATYTPTSRPRPCRNSPQQSWSTGTPLVQRVERAPPVQLCSLFTTGEDFDDDL from the exons ATGGCGCCGTCGCAGCAGTCTCGGGTCCTGCGATGCTGCAGCTGCCGCCTCTTCCAGGCGCACCAG GTGAAAAAAAGTCTCAAATGGACATGCAAGGCTTGTGGAGAGAAGCAGTCCCTTTTGAAG gtaTATGGTGAGGGTTCTGGTGCTGACTGTAGACGCCATGTCCAAAAATTAAATCTGCTACAGGGACAGGTTTCAGAGCTGTCACTCAG GTCTGTGGAAGCAGCTGTAATTGCtggcaaagaagaaaatgcaggtgGGCAGCAGGCTGAGGATGGGACCCCACAG GAAAAATCCCAGCCCTTGGAGAACTGCTGGCTGAAATATCTAGACAAGGGCAGCCCAGAGCAGGAGCCAGAAGGAGTATGTTTCCACATACAGCCCTCATCCAACCCAGAGCATCTAGGCCCTCCCTTCAATCAAGCCCTGCCCAGAAAAAG GAAATGGAGCCAGAGCACAGACCACCCTCCTCAGGACCTTGTTGTCCAGGATTCAGATGATGCTGAAGTCACCTTGGAATCCCAGGAG GGATACACTGGCCTGACCAGGACCGGGGAGCGAGGCAGCAACCACTCCCTCCAGAACTCTGAGCACTGCAACACCAGGGAGCTTAGTTTTCCTCGGTGGAAACTACCAAGTCCTGCGCCACAGGTTCAGGCCCCATCTTCTAAATGGGCACGGTTTCTCCTTTCACCTGGGAACAGCTCACTTGTGGACACAGAAGTGCCAAGACCATTGCACAGTGGCTCTGGGTCAGCCAACCCAACACAGGCTGAACCAGGTACCCCTAGGACTGAGACTCCAAGGGAAGGCAACCCCAGCAGGCCCACCACCACCATCCAGTTTCCTCAGGCCACATACACTCCCACGTCCAGACCTAGGCCTTGCAGGAATTCCCCTCAGCAGTCATGGAGCACAGGGACTCCTCTGGTCCAGCGGGTAGAGAGGGCCCCACCTGTGCAACTATGTAGTCTCTTTACAACAGGGGAAGACTTTGATGATGATCTGtaa
- the Mrnip gene encoding MRN complex-interacting protein isoform X1 — protein MAPSQQSRVLRCCSCRLFQAHQVKKSLKWTCKACGEKQSLLKVYGEGSGADCRRHVQKLNLLQGQVSELSLRSVEAAVIAGKEENAGGQQAEDGTPQVGLQEKSQPLENCWLKYLDKGSPEQEPEGVCFHIQPSSNPEHLGPPFNQALPRKRKWSQSTDHPPQDLVVQDSDDAEVTLESQEGYTGLTRTGERGSNHSLQNSEHCNTRELSFPRWKLPSPAPQVQAPSSKWARFLLSPGNSSLVDTEVPRPLHSGSGSANPTQAEPGTPRTETPREGNPSRPTTTIQFPQATYTPTSRPRPCRNSPQQSWSTGTPLVQRVERAPPVQLCSLFTTGEDFDDDL, from the exons ATGGCGCCGTCGCAGCAGTCTCGGGTCCTGCGATGCTGCAGCTGCCGCCTCTTCCAGGCGCACCAG GTGAAAAAAAGTCTCAAATGGACATGCAAGGCTTGTGGAGAGAAGCAGTCCCTTTTGAAG gtaTATGGTGAGGGTTCTGGTGCTGACTGTAGACGCCATGTCCAAAAATTAAATCTGCTACAGGGACAGGTTTCAGAGCTGTCACTCAG GTCTGTGGAAGCAGCTGTAATTGCtggcaaagaagaaaatgcaggtgGGCAGCAGGCTGAGGATGGGACCCCACAGGTAGGCTTGCAG GAAAAATCCCAGCCCTTGGAGAACTGCTGGCTGAAATATCTAGACAAGGGCAGCCCAGAGCAGGAGCCAGAAGGAGTATGTTTCCACATACAGCCCTCATCCAACCCAGAGCATCTAGGCCCTCCCTTCAATCAAGCCCTGCCCAGAAAAAG GAAATGGAGCCAGAGCACAGACCACCCTCCTCAGGACCTTGTTGTCCAGGATTCAGATGATGCTGAAGTCACCTTGGAATCCCAGGAG GGATACACTGGCCTGACCAGGACCGGGGAGCGAGGCAGCAACCACTCCCTCCAGAACTCTGAGCACTGCAACACCAGGGAGCTTAGTTTTCCTCGGTGGAAACTACCAAGTCCTGCGCCACAGGTTCAGGCCCCATCTTCTAAATGGGCACGGTTTCTCCTTTCACCTGGGAACAGCTCACTTGTGGACACAGAAGTGCCAAGACCATTGCACAGTGGCTCTGGGTCAGCCAACCCAACACAGGCTGAACCAGGTACCCCTAGGACTGAGACTCCAAGGGAAGGCAACCCCAGCAGGCCCACCACCACCATCCAGTTTCCTCAGGCCACATACACTCCCACGTCCAGACCTAGGCCTTGCAGGAATTCCCCTCAGCAGTCATGGAGCACAGGGACTCCTCTGGTCCAGCGGGTAGAGAGGGCCCCACCTGTGCAACTATGTAGTCTCTTTACAACAGGGGAAGACTTTGATGATGATCTGtaa
- the Mrnip gene encoding MRN complex-interacting protein isoform X3: protein MAPSQQSRVLRCCSCRLFQAHQVKKSLKWTCKACGEKQSLLKVYGEGSGADCRRHVQKLNLLQGQVSELSLRSVEAAVIAGKEENAGGQQAEDGTPQVGLQEKSQPLENCWLKYLDKGSPEQEPEGVCFHIQPSSNPEHLGPPFNQALPRKRKWSQSTDHPPQDLVVQDSDDAEVTLESQEESLT, encoded by the exons ATGGCGCCGTCGCAGCAGTCTCGGGTCCTGCGATGCTGCAGCTGCCGCCTCTTCCAGGCGCACCAG GTGAAAAAAAGTCTCAAATGGACATGCAAGGCTTGTGGAGAGAAGCAGTCCCTTTTGAAG gtaTATGGTGAGGGTTCTGGTGCTGACTGTAGACGCCATGTCCAAAAATTAAATCTGCTACAGGGACAGGTTTCAGAGCTGTCACTCAG GTCTGTGGAAGCAGCTGTAATTGCtggcaaagaagaaaatgcaggtgGGCAGCAGGCTGAGGATGGGACCCCACAGGTAGGCTTGCAG GAAAAATCCCAGCCCTTGGAGAACTGCTGGCTGAAATATCTAGACAAGGGCAGCCCAGAGCAGGAGCCAGAAGGAGTATGTTTCCACATACAGCCCTCATCCAACCCAGAGCATCTAGGCCCTCCCTTCAATCAAGCCCTGCCCAGAAAAAG GAAATGGAGCCAGAGCACAGACCACCCTCCTCAGGACCTTGTTGTCCAGGATTCAGATGATGCTGAAGTCACCTTGGAATCCCAGGAG GAATCCCTGACTTGA